In Methylomagnum ishizawai, one DNA window encodes the following:
- a CDS encoding response regulator transcription factor — MAVDELILFIVDDDTPVREALAALLEAEGFKVALFATGTEFLEAIRPNLHGCIVLDIDLPGFTGLEIQRILAERDIDLPIIFLTGIGDVEKARTGFKGGAVDFLEKPVEVGVLIEAVRRGLDLGVRRDVEKAQHSKLEALYSHLTPREKEILVLLARGYSAKQVGRALGISHRTAEIHRARIMEKLGVDSLADLVALAIGIGVR; from the coding sequence ATGGCGGTTGACGAATTAATCCTATTCATCGTCGATGACGATACCCCGGTGCGCGAAGCTTTGGCGGCGCTTTTGGAGGCGGAGGGTTTCAAAGTGGCGCTGTTCGCCACCGGCACCGAATTCCTGGAGGCCATCCGGCCCAACCTCCATGGCTGCATCGTGCTGGATATCGACCTGCCGGGTTTCACCGGCCTCGAAATCCAGCGCATCCTGGCCGAGCGCGATATTGACCTGCCCATTATTTTCCTCACCGGCATCGGCGACGTGGAAAAGGCCCGGACCGGTTTCAAGGGCGGGGCGGTCGATTTCCTGGAGAAGCCGGTCGAAGTCGGGGTGCTGATCGAGGCGGTGCGGCGGGGCTTGGACCTCGGGGTCCGGCGCGATGTGGAAAAGGCCCAGCACAGCAAGCTGGAAGCCCTGTATTCCCATCTCACGCCCAGGGAGAAGGAAATCCTGGTTTTGTTGGCGCGGGGTTATTCCGCCAAGCAGGTGGGGCGGGCGCTGGGAATCAGCCATCGTACCGCCGAGATCCACCGCGCCCGCATCATGGAAAAACTGGGGGTGGATTCCCTGGCCGATCTGGTCGCCTTGGCCATCGGGATTGGTGTGCGTTAG
- a CDS encoding YkgJ family cysteine cluster protein, whose product MECRPGCGACCIAPSISSPVPGMPQGKSAGVRCVQLTGDHRCAVFGSPGRPRCCSGLQPSEEMCGADRDEALARLAWLERATRPG is encoded by the coding sequence ATGGAATGCCGTCCCGGTTGTGGCGCGTGCTGTATCGCGCCCTCGATCAGCAGCCCGGTTCCGGGGATGCCGCAGGGGAAGTCCGCCGGGGTCCGTTGCGTCCAATTGACCGGGGACCATCGCTGCGCGGTGTTCGGAAGCCCTGGGCGTCCGCGCTGCTGTTCGGGCTTGCAACCCAGCGAGGAGATGTGCGGCGCGGACCGGGACGAGGCGCTGGCCCGGTTGGCTTGGTTGGAACGCGCCACCCGGCCGGGATGA
- a CDS encoding HIT domain-containing protein: MMFELHPRLAQDGLPLGRFPLCRLLLMNERRYPWFILVPERPGIAEIHQLPDADQIRLIRESSALGGALAAAFAADKLNIAALGNLVPQLHVHHVVRYRHDPAWPAPVWGRFEPWAYDAAGLAAVRERLAGMALPDFVPWP, from the coding sequence ATGATGTTCGAACTCCATCCCCGTCTCGCCCAGGACGGCCTGCCGCTGGGGCGTTTCCCCCTCTGCCGCCTGCTGTTGATGAACGAGCGCCGCTATCCCTGGTTCATCCTGGTGCCGGAGCGGCCCGGCATCGCCGAAATCCACCAACTGCCCGACGCCGACCAAATCCGGCTGATCCGGGAATCCTCGGCCCTGGGCGGGGCGCTCGCCGCCGCTTTCGCCGCCGACAAACTCAATATCGCCGCACTGGGCAACCTGGTGCCGCAACTGCATGTGCATCATGTGGTGCGCTACCGCCACGACCCGGCTTGGCCCGCGCCGGTGTGGGGCCGGTTCGAGCCTTGGGCCTACGACGCGGCGGGCTTGGCCGCCGTCCGGGAGCGGCTGGCCGGGATGGCGCTCCCGGACTTCGTGCCTTGGCCCTAG
- the queA gene encoding tRNA preQ1(34) S-adenosylmethionine ribosyltransferase-isomerase QueA, with protein sequence MLKSDFHYDLPERLIAQTPLPERAASRLLCLDGPSGRLEDRHFAALPDLLAAGDLLVLNDTRVIPARLFGHKASGGRVEVLIERVLDVRLALAHVRASKAPKPGGAIHLEGGYACRVRGRREDLFELEFPEGPGIEAVLAAVGHMPLPPYIARADRDEDRERYQTVFSRTPGAVAAPTAGLHFDAGTLERLAARGVESAFVTLHVGSGTFQPLRVDDLDRHRMHFEFCEVSPATVDKIRAARAGGGRVVAVGTTVVRTLETAALGGELAPYRGETDLFIRPGFHFRCVDALVTNFHLPESTLLTLVCAFAGRAEVLAAYRHAVAEEYRFFSYGDAMFVTRRP encoded by the coding sequence ATGCTCAAAAGCGATTTCCATTACGACCTCCCCGAACGCCTGATCGCCCAAACCCCTTTGCCGGAACGCGCCGCTAGCCGCCTCCTGTGCCTGGACGGACCCAGCGGGCGGTTGGAGGACCGCCATTTCGCCGCCTTGCCCGACCTGTTGGCGGCGGGCGATCTGCTGGTGCTGAACGATACGCGGGTGATCCCGGCCCGGTTGTTCGGCCACAAGGCCAGCGGCGGCCGGGTAGAGGTGCTGATCGAGCGGGTGCTGGACGTCCGGTTGGCCCTCGCCCATGTGCGGGCCAGCAAAGCGCCCAAGCCGGGCGGGGCGATCCATCTGGAGGGCGGCTATGCCTGCCGGGTCCGGGGACGGCGGGAGGATTTGTTCGAACTGGAATTCCCGGAAGGGCCGGGAATCGAGGCCGTGCTGGCGGCGGTGGGGCATATGCCCTTGCCGCCCTATATCGCCCGCGCCGACCGGGACGAGGACCGCGAGCGCTACCAGACCGTGTTCTCCCGGACGCCGGGCGCGGTGGCGGCCCCCACCGCCGGGCTGCATTTCGACGCCGGGACGCTGGAGCGGCTGGCGGCGCGGGGCGTGGAGTCCGCCTTCGTGACCCTGCATGTAGGCAGCGGCACTTTCCAGCCGCTGCGGGTGGACGATCTGGACCGGCACCGGATGCACTTCGAGTTCTGCGAAGTGTCCCCGGCCACCGTGGACAAAATCCGGGCGGCGCGGGCCGGTGGCGGGCGGGTGGTGGCGGTGGGCACGACCGTGGTGCGGACCCTGGAGACCGCCGCCCTGGGCGGGGAACTGGCTCCCTACCGGGGCGAGACCGATTTGTTCATCCGGCCCGGTTTCCATTTCCGCTGCGTCGATGCCCTGGTCACCAATTTCCACCTGCCCGAATCCACTTTGCTGACCCTGGTCTGCGCCTTCGCCGGGCGGGCGGAAGTCCTGGCGGCCTACCGCCACGCGGTGGCGGAGGAATACCGGTTCTTCAGCTACGGCGACGCGATGTTCGTGACGCGGCGGCCTTAG
- a CDS encoding thiamine pyrophosphate-binding protein, whose translation MSQAYDFIDNAAVISKRHRQVADLIIDYLAQLSVDYVFGVPGGAIEPLYNALAHSARKGGPRAVVARHETGAAFMADGYYRETGKLGVCCGTTGPGTTNLLTGVASAYENHIPMLVISAQTALSHFGRGALQESSCTGVDTVGILRYCTRYSTLISHVDQFEHKFAAAVMAAFGSPHGPAHLSVPLDILRHPLPGATPLYDLAPHILPPSLFDRDITHKLCGQIEQARKPVFVIGGGCGEARSQILALAGRLRAPVVATPNGKGHVSSDFPLFKGVIGFAGHETARETLADPEVDLVVAMGTALGEWESCGWNPDLLMNNRLIHIDPNEHHLMRSPVARLQVRGRILSIFDYLLEYFKNHGEAGLPKGGADAADAASHDTRLHFRLDEEHKYADTSAPIKPQRLMRELVDIFPRNTCFLADAGNSQAWAIHYLHPFGCEPSAQSAHGSDRLRHCMEFDSMGWAIGAAVGTALGNPQQPVVCITGDGSLLMSGQEISVAVQEKLPIIFVVLNDSALGMVKHGQRLRQSEAVAFELPATDFRAYAEAMGATGHVIRSPADLRALDIAALCARSGPTVLDVRIDPDEVPPIAMRIEILGIDDEIG comes from the coding sequence ATGTCACAAGCCTATGATTTCATCGATAACGCAGCGGTGATATCAAAACGTCACAGACAGGTCGCCGACCTCATCATCGATTATCTCGCCCAATTATCGGTGGACTATGTCTTCGGCGTCCCCGGCGGTGCCATCGAACCGCTCTACAACGCCCTGGCCCATAGCGCCAGAAAGGGCGGACCCAGGGCTGTCGTGGCGCGGCACGAAACCGGCGCGGCGTTCATGGCCGATGGTTATTACCGGGAAACCGGCAAGCTGGGCGTATGTTGCGGCACCACCGGACCCGGCACCACCAACCTGCTCACGGGCGTGGCCTCGGCCTACGAAAACCATATCCCGATGTTGGTCATCAGCGCCCAAACCGCCCTGTCCCATTTCGGACGGGGTGCCTTGCAGGAGTCATCCTGTACCGGGGTCGATACTGTCGGCATCCTCCGCTACTGCACCCGCTACAGCACGCTCATCTCCCATGTGGACCAGTTCGAGCATAAATTCGCCGCCGCGGTGATGGCGGCCTTCGGTTCCCCGCACGGCCCGGCCCATCTCAGCGTGCCCCTGGATATCCTCCGCCATCCCCTACCCGGCGCAACCCCGCTCTACGACCTCGCCCCCCACATCCTGCCCCCCTCCCTATTCGACCGCGACATCACCCACAAGCTGTGCGGGCAGATCGAACAAGCCCGCAAGCCGGTCTTCGTGATCGGTGGCGGCTGCGGCGAGGCGCGGTCCCAAATCCTGGCGCTGGCCGGCCGGCTACGCGCCCCGGTGGTGGCCACGCCCAACGGCAAGGGCCATGTCAGCTCGGACTTCCCCTTGTTCAAAGGCGTGATCGGCTTCGCCGGGCATGAAACCGCCAGGGAAACCCTGGCCGACCCGGAAGTCGACCTGGTGGTCGCCATGGGCACCGCCCTGGGCGAATGGGAAAGCTGCGGCTGGAATCCCGACCTCCTGATGAATAACCGGCTGATCCATATCGATCCGAACGAACACCACCTGATGCGTTCCCCGGTGGCGCGGCTCCAGGTCCGGGGCCGCATCCTGTCGATCTTCGACTACCTGCTGGAATATTTCAAAAACCACGGCGAGGCCGGACTCCCCAAGGGCGGCGCGGACGCGGCGGACGCCGCCAGCCACGACACCCGGCTCCATTTCCGGCTCGACGAGGAACACAAGTACGCCGACACGTCCGCCCCCATCAAACCGCAACGGCTGATGCGGGAATTGGTGGACATCTTCCCCCGCAACACCTGCTTCCTGGCCGACGCCGGCAACAGCCAGGCCTGGGCCATCCATTACCTACACCCTTTCGGTTGCGAGCCTTCCGCCCAGTCCGCCCACGGCTCGGACCGGCTCCGGCATTGCATGGAATTCGACTCGATGGGCTGGGCGATAGGCGCCGCCGTCGGCACCGCCCTGGGCAATCCGCAACAGCCGGTGGTCTGCATCACCGGGGACGGCAGCCTGCTGATGAGCGGTCAGGAAATCAGCGTCGCGGTCCAGGAAAAACTGCCCATCATCTTCGTGGTGCTGAACGATTCCGCCCTGGGGATGGTCAAGCACGGCCAGCGCCTCCGGCAATCCGAGGCGGTCGCGTTCGAGTTGCCGGCCACGGATTTCCGGGCCTATGCCGAAGCCATGGGCGCGACCGGCCATGTCATCCGCTCCCCGGCCGACCTCAGGGCGCTGGATATCGCCGCCTTGTGCGCCCGGTCCGGCCCCACGGTGTTGGACGTGCGGATCGATCCCGACGAAGTCCCCCCTATCGCCATGCGTATCGAAATCCTGGGCATCGACGATGAAATCGGCTAA